From the Papaver somniferum cultivar HN1 chromosome 2, ASM357369v1, whole genome shotgun sequence genome, the window aattcaaaaaagtccgagagaacgacaaccttcttaccactatataaaattcgatcaacccATCCAATCAAGCGAAGACGGTTACACAGAActctaacaaccttgtactcattacTTGAACGATTGTATCCGAATCCAATCGCCGTATCAGTCCAAGCATCAGCTTCCAATTGGAGCAATTCACCTCCATCACGTTCATAAATGGGAAGTTGAATTTTCTCTCTAAGGAGAGGATTGCACACATATATTTCTGTTATCGTTTTAAAGGAACCTAAGCTTGATTTGGTGTAACCCGCATAACAAACTAAATCGTTACAAGAACCAACCATCATACTTTTGCCGACGGACTCTGGCATGACTAAACTATGTGAACAATTGTGAAAGATCTCTTAACCTGTAGGGTTACTAGACATGTATATTTATAGTATATCATATGGATACAGGACGTTATGGACTCAAATACAGATGGACTAGACTTACATATAGACAAGCCTAAACATATACATTCTGCACTCCCCATCAAGCTGTACACGGTGGTAAACAACGTGAAAGCTTGTACAGAGTAAATGAAACCTAGACGTAGATAAACCCTTCGTAAACAAATCTGCAAGTTGATGTTCCGTGGAGATGTAGCGCAGCTTTAAGAGATCAGAAGCAATTCATTCACGAACAAAGTGATAATGAATTTGAATATGCTTGGAACGATAATGCTGGATTGGATTTATAGCTAACTAAGTAGCATTGATATTGTCACAGTATAATATAGGAGGTTGTTTCAAATAAATACCAAGATCACGCAATAAGTATCTAATCCAAATCAGTTCAGCCGAAGTAGATGTTAAAGCTCGATACTCAGCTTCAGTGCTGCTTGTCGAAACAGTAGGTTTCTTTTTAGAACCCCATGAAACTAGATTCCTTCCCAAGAAAATACAATGACCAGTAGTTGATCGAGAAGTATCAGGATCACCACCCCAGTCTACATCAGAATAAGCTGTAAGATGCAAATAGGAGTCACGCCAGAAGCAAATTCCATGACCCAATATACCATTAAGATACCGAAGAATACGCTTAACATCCATGAAATGGGTTTGAGTAGGCCGATGCATATATTGACTTACTTGATTGACAGCATATGTAATATCAGGTCGTGTCATGCTAAGGTATTGTAAACCACCAACTAAACTTCGATAGAGAGTTGCATCAGGAAATAGAGAAGCATCATCATACTGCAATTTAGAGCGTGGAGCCACAGGAGTGGTGACTGTTTTGGAATCATCCATATCAACTTTCTTTAAGAGATCCAAAGTATACGTGTTTTTTGTGAAAGTAATGCCAGAAGAAGTTCGAGTAGCCTCCAAGCCCAAAAAATAATGCAAATCACCCAAGTCAGTCGTA encodes:
- the LOC113351212 gene encoding uncharacterized protein LOC113351212, with the protein product MDDSKTVTTPVAPRSKLQYDDASLFPDATLYRSLVGGLQYLSMTRPDITYAVNQVSQYMHRPTQTHFMDVKRILRYLNGILGHGICFWRDSYLHLTAYSDVDWGGDPDTSRSTTGHCIFLGRNLVSWGSKKKPTVSTSSTEAEYRALTSTSAELIWIRYLLRDLGIYLKQPPILYCDNINAT